One Mycobacteroides salmoniphilum DNA segment encodes these proteins:
- a CDS encoding pirin family protein, which translates to MAIDVRRASERLATKISWLDSKHSFSFGEHYDPHNTHHGLLLVNNDDIVLPGAGFETHPHRDMEIVTWVLQGSLVHQDSEGNAGVIYPGLAQRMSAGSGILHSEKNDSWRLSGERHSDPVRFVQMWVSPDDSGIDPGYQQLEIDGELLSGGLVTVASGMPRHRDQTAITIAQKNAALHAARIPAGDSVELPAAPFVHLFIARGAVILEGAGELAEGDAVRLSDTGAARVTATTDAEVLVWEMHTRLGG; encoded by the coding sequence ATGGCTATCGACGTCCGGCGCGCGAGTGAGCGGCTCGCCACCAAGATCTCGTGGCTGGACTCCAAGCACTCGTTTTCCTTCGGTGAGCACTACGACCCACACAACACGCACCACGGATTGCTGCTGGTCAACAACGACGACATCGTGCTGCCGGGCGCCGGGTTTGAGACGCACCCCCATCGCGATATGGAGATCGTCACCTGGGTGCTCCAGGGATCGCTGGTGCATCAGGATTCCGAGGGCAACGCCGGGGTGATCTATCCCGGTCTGGCACAACGAATGTCGGCAGGCTCAGGCATCCTGCACTCGGAGAAGAACGACTCCTGGCGGCTGTCCGGCGAGCGTCACTCCGACCCGGTGCGATTCGTCCAGATGTGGGTGAGCCCCGATGACTCGGGGATTGATCCCGGTTACCAACAGTTGGAGATCGATGGCGAGCTCCTCAGTGGGGGGCTGGTGACCGTGGCCTCGGGGATGCCGCGGCACCGTGATCAGACGGCAATCACCATCGCCCAGAAGAACGCGGCACTGCACGCGGCGCGCATCCCCGCCGGGGACAGCGTCGAGCTTCCGGCGGCACCCTTCGTGCATCTGTTTATCGCCCGCGGCGCCGTGATCCTCGAGGGAGCCGGTGAGCTTGCCGAGGGGGATGCCGTGCGGCTCAGCGACACCGGCGCTGCACGGGTCACCGCGACGACCGATGCCGAAGTCCTCGTATGGGAGATGCACACTCGCTTAGGCGGCTAG
- a CDS encoding phosphodiester glycosidase family protein: MGISRFSRLPRAGSGRRLLSVAFGVMLAAALPIPTTHNTARAEAAHDAVLAAIANTKGTFLVYNFGGGNPAPFRNAAGNEYTLDNGGHLMVIKSASSRLRANLLVDTHSGYQSRCERDARARTAEGLWQASETYKPMAAWMTMGKPTFIINANFFDVRGQKGGDWKSTGCTSPLGAYVDTANGSANYNKQVTGTRVYAGKQALSGGDEVWTALATMVFSPGSAPEVIASAGPKDYGYATGPLEGLMDKGVQFVAVSGLKLLLPGFTEQLNDPGPAAARTALGYKSATDELMVFQGGSYTPDNLQDLYRGLGVDKAIALDGGSSSAIVLRRDAGGMWAGYGSPKGNCDTTYTLCDAAGGVGRALPSWLGFS; this comes from the coding sequence GTGGGCATTTCACGCTTTTCGCGTCTTCCGCGAGCCGGTTCCGGACGTCGCCTGCTCAGCGTTGCGTTCGGCGTGATGCTGGCGGCGGCACTGCCCATTCCCACCACCCATAACACCGCCCGGGCCGAGGCGGCCCACGATGCGGTGCTCGCCGCCATCGCCAACACCAAGGGCACCTTCCTGGTCTACAACTTCGGCGGCGGCAACCCGGCCCCCTTCCGCAACGCCGCGGGCAACGAGTACACGCTGGACAATGGCGGCCACCTCATGGTCATCAAGAGTGCCTCGTCCCGACTGCGCGCAAACCTGTTGGTGGACACCCATTCCGGCTATCAGTCCCGGTGTGAACGCGATGCACGCGCCCGCACCGCCGAGGGTCTGTGGCAGGCCTCGGAGACATACAAGCCGATGGCGGCCTGGATGACCATGGGCAAGCCCACGTTCATCATCAACGCCAACTTCTTCGACGTCCGGGGCCAAAAGGGCGGCGACTGGAAGAGCACCGGATGTACCTCACCGCTGGGCGCCTATGTCGATACCGCCAACGGCAGCGCCAACTACAACAAACAGGTCACCGGAACGCGGGTGTACGCGGGCAAGCAGGCACTCTCCGGTGGCGACGAAGTCTGGACAGCGTTGGCCACCATGGTCTTTTCCCCGGGATCGGCGCCGGAGGTCATCGCCTCCGCAGGGCCCAAGGACTACGGGTACGCTACGGGCCCGCTAGAAGGGTTGATGGACAAGGGAGTTCAGTTCGTCGCGGTAAGCGGGTTGAAGTTACTTCTTCCAGGCTTCACCGAGCAGCTGAATGACCCGGGCCCCGCTGCCGCCCGCACCGCGCTCGGCTACAAGTCCGCAACCGATGAACTCATGGTCTTCCAGGGCGGCAGCTACACCCCCGACAACCTCCAGGACCTCTACCGCGGACTGGGCGTCGACAAGGCCATCGCCCTCGACGGGGGCAGCTCCTCGGCCATCGTGCTGCGGCGCGATGCCGGCGGCATGTGGGCGGGATACGGCTCCCCCAAAGGTAATTGCGATACCACCTACACCCTGTGCGATGCCGCGGGCGGCGTCGGACGCGCACTGCCCAGCTGGCTGGGATTCAGTTAA